In Gracilimonas sp., a single window of DNA contains:
- a CDS encoding DEAD/DEAH box helicase: protein MSTFKELGLSPEICQAVEDLGFETPTEVQERAIPTILASQQDLIALAQTGTGKTGAFGMPVLQQVDAGSSNVQVLVLSPTRELAIQIEKDLKAFAKHQKGIKTLAVYGGANISTQIRGLKNGAQVVIGTPGRMLDLIKRRKLDVTNVRSLILDEADEMLNMGFQDDLDAILHDTPKEKQTLLFSATMPNQISKMARKYMNNPEEIQVNARNSGALNVEHHFYMVNAKDRYDALKRIADVNPDIYGIIFCRTRRETSEVASKLSKEGYNADLLNGDLSQAQRDEVMNRFRNKELQLLVATDVAARGLDVDSLTHVINYNLPDDLEVYIHRSGRTGRAGNSGISVSIIHTREMNRIKALEKMSGKNFIKQDVPKGEEVCGVRMMDMVEKLRTTEVNQKQIEKYLPEVYERLSDLGWQELIQHFVSMEFNQILEYYEQAGDINATAGKSKNNNNRNSSSNRGKRNSGGNSSNSRVAEAGFTRYFLNVGGRDGLNPARLMGVVNEQMNGKKPDFGKIDIQNNFSFFEVEEGFDNKLFDAMNGAKFEGRDISVELAKPDTNGSSSSNGSSSGGYKGKGGSNSKKGNRKSKGSEPFSKSRGGRIKKKRSPEVYS from the coding sequence ATGTCAACGTTTAAAGAACTGGGCCTGTCGCCCGAAATATGCCAAGCTGTAGAAGATCTTGGCTTCGAAACTCCAACAGAAGTACAGGAAAGAGCTATTCCTACTATTTTAGCTTCACAGCAGGATTTAATTGCCCTGGCACAAACCGGGACCGGGAAAACAGGTGCTTTCGGAATGCCTGTATTGCAACAAGTGGATGCCGGCTCAAGCAATGTTCAGGTTTTGGTGCTTTCACCAACCCGTGAACTGGCCATCCAAATTGAAAAGGATCTGAAGGCTTTTGCCAAACATCAAAAAGGTATTAAAACCTTAGCTGTATATGGCGGAGCTAATATCTCTACGCAGATACGCGGACTCAAGAATGGTGCTCAGGTGGTTATTGGAACCCCGGGACGAATGCTGGATCTGATCAAGAGAAGAAAACTGGATGTAACCAATGTTCGGTCTCTGATTTTAGATGAAGCCGACGAAATGCTGAATATGGGTTTTCAGGATGATCTGGATGCCATTCTTCACGACACCCCGAAGGAAAAACAAACGCTGCTGTTTTCGGCTACAATGCCAAATCAGATCTCCAAGATGGCGCGTAAGTACATGAACAATCCGGAGGAAATTCAGGTGAATGCCCGTAATTCCGGTGCGCTTAATGTGGAGCATCATTTTTACATGGTGAATGCCAAAGATCGTTATGATGCCTTGAAGCGCATCGCGGATGTAAACCCGGATATTTATGGAATTATATTTTGCAGAACACGTCGCGAAACTTCTGAAGTAGCTTCTAAACTTTCTAAAGAAGGTTATAATGCCGATTTGTTGAACGGAGATTTATCTCAGGCTCAACGCGATGAAGTAATGAATCGATTTCGAAATAAAGAATTGCAATTATTAGTGGCTACGGATGTTGCCGCCCGCGGACTTGATGTTGACAGTTTAACTCATGTTATCAACTATAATCTTCCTGATGATTTGGAAGTTTATATTCACCGAAGCGGTCGTACAGGTCGTGCCGGGAATAGTGGGATTTCAGTCTCTATTATTCACACCCGTGAAATGAACAGAATTAAAGCCCTGGAAAAAATGTCAGGCAAAAATTTCATCAAGCAAGACGTCCCAAAAGGAGAAGAAGTTTGCGGGGTTCGCATGATGGATATGGTTGAAAAACTGCGAACCACAGAAGTAAATCAGAAGCAGATTGAAAAATATTTACCGGAAGTGTATGAGCGTTTGTCAGATTTAGGTTGGCAGGAACTCATTCAGCACTTCGTATCTATGGAATTCAACCAGATTTTGGAGTATTACGAGCAAGCCGGAGATATTAATGCTACGGCTGGAAAATCTAAAAACAATAATAACCGTAATTCTTCCTCAAACAGAGGGAAGCGAAATTCAGGTGGAAATAGCAGCAACAGCCGTGTAGCTGAAGCCGGATTTACCCGCTATTTTCTAAATGTAGGCGGAAGAGACGGTTTAAACCCTGCTCGTTTGATGGGTGTTGTTAACGAACAGATGAACGGTAAAAAACCTGATTTTGGTAAGATCGATATCCAAAACAACTTTTCATTTTTTGAAGTGGAAGAAGGATTTGATAACAAATTGTTCGATGCCATGAACGGCGCTAAATTTGAAGGCCGGGATATTTCCGTTGAATTAGCAAAACCTGATACCAATGGATCTTCCTCATCTAATGGTTCTTCATCCGGAGGATATAAAGGAAAAGGTGGATCTAATTCCAAAAAAGGGAATAGGAAGTCTAAAGGAAGTGAACCTTTCAGTAAATCCAGAGGCGGAAGAATCAAGAAGAAGAGAAGTCCTGAAGTATATTCTTAA
- a CDS encoding ATP-binding protein: MSDNIIPFPENEFERVLKEKLENLYEPQAQSKSISYDVTLANDHRGFEFPKSKLLQILGNLISNAVKFTPENRFVQVELNIKKTDKTLSAIVKDNGVGISPEQIEKLLNDEGESTQGTGNEKGYGFGLKLAKHLADSLNGTLQIESERNKGTTITVSIPF; encoded by the coding sequence ATGTCTGATAATATAATTCCGTTTCCTGAAAATGAATTTGAACGGGTACTCAAAGAAAAGCTTGAAAATCTGTATGAACCACAGGCTCAAAGTAAGTCTATATCCTATGATGTAACCCTTGCCAATGATCATCGGGGGTTTGAATTTCCAAAAAGCAAACTCCTTCAGATTCTTGGAAACCTGATTTCCAATGCTGTTAAATTCACCCCGGAAAACAGATTTGTTCAAGTAGAACTCAATATCAAAAAAACTGACAAAACTCTCAGTGCCATAGTGAAAGACAACGGTGTTGGAATATCCCCCGAACAGATAGAAAAATTATTGAATGATGAGGGTGAAAGTACTCAGGGAACAGGAAATGAAAAGGGTTATGGTTTTGGACTGAAGTTAGCCAAACATCTTGCCGATTCCCTGAATGGAACCTTGCAAATTGAATCTGAAAGAAATAAAGGAACGACCATAACCGTCTCCATTCCTTTTTAG
- a CDS encoding DEAD/DEAH box helicase, with protein sequence MSFKSLNLSTPILKSLEEEGYTHPTPIQSQAIPIALKGTDVLGCAQTGTGKTAAFAIPIIQLLSANKSRGQNRKIRSLIVTPTRELAIQIDESFQSYGRFTDLDTAVIFGGVNQKGQVKKLKRGVDILTATPGRLLDLMSQGFISLSDVEIFVLDEADRMLDMGFIHDVKKLLKALPNKRQTLFFSATMPPEIVQLSNSILYKPEKVEITPESPTVDAIKQGIYFVDKGNKRNLLVDVLQDDGIKSALVFTRTKHGANKVVKLLNGNNIQAEAIHGNKSQAARQRALGNFKEQQTRVLVATDIAARGIDVDELQYVINYEIPNIPETYVHRIGRTGRAGANGTALSFCDAQEKAYLRDIEKLIGKQIPVIDEHGFPLVDHNPAAPDKQQSRRPSRKPRSKGKTSGNSRNNVKPKSSNRKRRRKGSGNKG encoded by the coding sequence ATGTCTTTTAAATCACTGAACCTCAGTACGCCCATCCTTAAATCTCTGGAAGAAGAAGGATACACTCACCCCACACCCATTCAATCTCAAGCCATACCCATTGCTCTTAAAGGTACCGATGTACTGGGGTGCGCCCAGACCGGGACAGGAAAAACGGCCGCTTTTGCCATTCCAATAATACAGTTATTAAGTGCAAATAAATCGCGTGGACAAAATCGGAAAATCCGGAGTTTGATTGTTACTCCAACCCGTGAATTGGCCATCCAGATTGACGAAAGTTTTCAAAGCTATGGAAGGTTTACGGATTTAGATACTGCGGTTATATTTGGAGGGGTGAACCAAAAGGGTCAAGTTAAAAAACTGAAGCGCGGAGTGGATATCCTCACGGCTACCCCGGGGCGTTTACTGGACCTTATGAGCCAGGGATTTATTTCCCTTTCTGATGTGGAAATTTTTGTATTGGATGAAGCCGACCGCATGCTCGATATGGGTTTTATTCATGACGTAAAGAAATTACTGAAAGCCCTCCCCAACAAACGTCAAACATTATTCTTTTCGGCTACTATGCCGCCTGAGATCGTACAACTTTCAAACTCTATCTTATATAAGCCGGAAAAAGTTGAAATCACCCCCGAATCACCTACTGTGGATGCCATCAAACAAGGAATCTACTTTGTGGATAAAGGAAATAAGAGGAACCTATTGGTGGATGTTCTGCAGGATGATGGAATTAAATCTGCGTTGGTCTTTACCCGAACTAAGCACGGGGCCAATAAGGTAGTGAAGTTACTAAACGGAAATAATATTCAGGCGGAAGCCATTCACGGAAATAAATCCCAGGCTGCACGACAACGGGCTTTGGGGAATTTCAAAGAACAGCAAACACGCGTGCTTGTAGCAACGGATATTGCTGCCAGGGGGATTGATGTAGATGAGTTACAATATGTAATTAACTATGAAATACCGAATATTCCTGAAACCTATGTGCATCGTATCGGCCGGACGGGAAGGGCCGGGGCAAATGGAACGGCACTCTCGTTTTGCGATGCCCAGGAAAAAGCTTATTTACGTGATATTGAGAAACTGATCGGGAAGCAAATCCCTGTAATTGATGAGCACGGGTTTCCTTTGGTCGACCATAATCCGGCGGCACCTGACAAGCAACAATCTCGCCGACCATCCCGAAAACCCCGCTCTAAAGGAAAGACCAGCGGTAACAGCCGTAATAATGTGAAGCCCAAGAGCAGTAATCGAAAAAGGAGAAGAAAAGGCTCAGGCAACAAAGGGTAA
- a CDS encoding ABC transporter permease: MRIIRFLLRKEFLQIFRNKAMLPILFVMPVIQLLVLSFAATYELKEVDFALLDMDQSQVSRELVAKFQSTGYFNLQAETFDRNKAMEWLDAGRISLIIVVPPDFEEDLTGGREAPVQLIIDAVDGSTAGLIQSYSASILNDLNTEKQVELKIKSAEPAVVQAKTINLIPQNWYNPDLDYITFMVPGILVVLVSMIGLFLSGMNIVREQEIGTIEQLNVTPIRKYQFMIGKLKPFWIIGMFDLLVGLALARYGFHIPFLGSLATILVVGGIFLVVIQSMGLLISTMTNTQQQAMFIAWFIMVVFILLGGLFTPIESMPGWAQNITLANPVAYFIKIMRMVLLKGAGWQEIQAMVYILIGMGSVLMLVSINRYKKTTG, encoded by the coding sequence ATGAGAATCATCCGATTTTTACTTCGAAAAGAATTTCTTCAGATTTTCCGGAATAAGGCCATGCTGCCGATCCTTTTTGTGATGCCGGTGATTCAACTTTTGGTCCTTTCCTTTGCGGCCACTTACGAATTGAAAGAAGTGGATTTTGCCCTCCTTGATATGGATCAGTCACAGGTTTCCAGGGAGCTTGTGGCTAAATTTCAGTCTACCGGTTATTTCAATTTACAGGCAGAAACTTTCGACAGGAATAAGGCGATGGAATGGCTGGATGCGGGACGCATAAGCCTGATTATTGTAGTGCCACCGGATTTTGAAGAAGATTTAACCGGCGGGAGAGAAGCACCTGTTCAGCTTATCATTGATGCGGTGGATGGGAGTACTGCCGGACTCATTCAATCCTACAGCGCTTCAATTTTGAATGATTTGAATACGGAGAAACAGGTTGAGTTGAAAATTAAATCGGCTGAACCGGCAGTGGTTCAGGCCAAAACCATCAATCTCATTCCTCAGAATTGGTACAATCCGGATTTGGATTACATCACCTTTATGGTGCCGGGTATTTTGGTGGTGCTGGTTTCCATGATCGGTTTGTTTTTATCGGGGATGAATATTGTCCGCGAACAGGAAATCGGAACCATTGAGCAGCTTAACGTTACCCCCATCCGTAAATACCAGTTTATGATTGGCAAGCTCAAGCCGTTCTGGATTATCGGGATGTTTGACCTCTTGGTAGGACTGGCTTTGGCACGATATGGATTCCATATTCCTTTTTTAGGAAGCTTGGCTACTATTTTAGTGGTAGGCGGAATTTTCCTTGTGGTCATTCAGTCCATGGGATTACTCATCTCCACCATGACCAACACCCAGCAACAAGCCATGTTTATCGCCTGGTTCATCATGGTGGTTTTCATTTTGCTGGGTGGACTGTTCACCCCGATAGAAAGCATGCCGGGATGGGCACAAAACATCACTTTGGCCAATCCTGTGGCTTATTTCATCAAAATCATGCGGATGGTGTTGCTCAAAGGAGCCGGCTGGCAGGAAATACAGGCTATGGTGTACATCCTCATCGGGATGGGGAGTGTGTTGATGCTGGTGTCGATTAACCGGTATAAGAAAACCACGGGCTAA
- a CDS encoding ABC transporter permease — translation MNTFRGFVTKEFKQIYRDKRTLVVLFGMPMIMMVLFGFAIRNEISGAQIGILDFSKDEVTRTITQKLEASESFQVMALLENYDEVEGLFRQGDIKEIVVFEPGFQEKLVRENVANIQIITDATDPNLANLVQAYTSNIVRDYVEGLNREAQVQQAGIQPQVRMMYNPELRSVNLFVPGLIAVILMLVSALMTSISITREKEMGNMEILLVSPLKPYHIIIGKVLPYMVLSVVNVITILVLAEFVFHVPFKGSYLFFFLEAGLFIMAALALGVFISSAANNQQTAMMVSLAGLLLPTVLLSGFIFPVESMPAPLQCISHIIPAKWFLIIVRDIMLKGSDLILVWKETLVLLVMTLGFIGLSLKKFKVRLQ, via the coding sequence ATGAATACATTTCGAGGATTTGTAACCAAAGAATTCAAGCAGATTTACCGTGATAAGCGTACCCTGGTAGTGCTTTTCGGCATGCCCATGATCATGATGGTGTTGTTTGGCTTTGCTATCCGGAATGAAATCAGTGGTGCTCAAATTGGAATCCTTGATTTTTCCAAGGATGAGGTGACAAGGACTATCACTCAAAAACTGGAGGCTTCGGAATCGTTTCAGGTGATGGCATTGTTGGAAAATTATGATGAAGTGGAAGGGTTATTTCGTCAAGGAGACATCAAGGAAATTGTAGTATTTGAACCGGGTTTTCAAGAGAAACTGGTTCGCGAAAATGTGGCAAATATTCAAATCATAACCGATGCCACCGACCCAAACCTGGCTAATTTGGTACAGGCATATACCTCAAATATAGTTCGGGATTATGTGGAGGGACTGAACCGGGAGGCACAGGTGCAGCAAGCCGGAATTCAGCCTCAAGTTCGGATGATGTACAACCCGGAGCTGCGCAGTGTAAACCTGTTTGTGCCGGGACTCATCGCCGTCATCCTCATGCTGGTTTCTGCTCTTATGACGTCCATCTCTATCACTCGCGAAAAGGAGATGGGGAATATGGAAATACTGTTGGTTTCACCGTTGAAACCCTATCATATTATAATCGGTAAAGTATTGCCCTACATGGTTTTGTCGGTAGTGAACGTAATTACTATCCTGGTGCTTGCTGAGTTTGTGTTTCATGTTCCTTTTAAAGGGTCATATCTGTTCTTCTTCCTGGAGGCGGGATTGTTTATTATGGCCGCCTTGGCATTAGGGGTGTTCATTTCCTCTGCGGCCAACAATCAGCAAACGGCGATGATGGTCTCGCTGGCCGGACTGCTGCTTCCAACTGTTTTACTTTCCGGGTTCATTTTCCCGGTGGAAAGTATGCCGGCTCCTTTGCAATGTATTTCTCATATTATTCCTGCAAAATGGTTCTTAATCATTGTAAGAGACATTATGCTTAAAGGCTCCGACCTGATATTAGTTTGGAAAGAAACTTTGGTTTTGTTGGTAATGACACTGGGATTTATCGGGCTGAGCCTTAAAAAATTCAAAGTGAGGCTGCAATGA
- a CDS encoding ATP-binding cassette domain-containing protein: MSELAIQTENLTRKFGDFTAVDNISFDVKQGEIFGFLGANGAGKTTAMKMLTGLLIPSSGSATVSGNDVYTQAETIKKNIGYMSQKFSLYDDLTAEENIQFYGGIYGISNRDLSPKIDEVIESVGLGSVRKQLVRSLPLGWKQKLAFSIAILHEPRIVFLDEPTGGVDPVTRRQFWEKIYEVSDWGITVFVTTHYMDEAEYCDRISIMVDGRIDALGTPGELKESFSSDSIEEVFIKLARSASRGDG, translated from the coding sequence ATGAGTGAATTGGCCATCCAGACTGAAAACCTGACCCGTAAATTCGGCGATTTTACCGCGGTCGATAACATTTCATTTGATGTGAAGCAGGGGGAAATTTTTGGCTTTCTCGGGGCCAATGGGGCCGGAAAAACCACCGCCATGAAAATGCTAACTGGATTGTTGATTCCAAGTTCCGGTTCCGCGACTGTTTCAGGCAATGATGTTTATACCCAAGCGGAAACCATCAAAAAGAATATCGGTTATATGAGTCAGAAGTTTTCACTATATGATGATCTGACGGCCGAAGAAAACATTCAGTTTTATGGCGGTATTTATGGCATATCAAACCGGGATTTATCTCCAAAAATTGATGAAGTAATAGAATCTGTGGGACTCGGTTCAGTTCGAAAACAACTGGTGCGTTCACTGCCGCTGGGATGGAAACAGAAACTGGCGTTCTCTATTGCCATTTTGCATGAACCCAGGATTGTGTTTTTGGATGAACCGACCGGTGGGGTTGATCCCGTTACACGCCGTCAGTTTTGGGAGAAGATCTACGAAGTGTCTGATTGGGGAATCACCGTTTTTGTGACCACACATTATATGGATGAGGCCGAATACTGCGATCGCATTTCAATCATGGTGGATGGCCGCATTGATGCACTTGGCACACCGGGAGAGCTTAAAGAATCTTTCTCATCAGATTCTATAGAAGAAGTCTTTATAAAGCTGGCTCGATCTGCTTCGAGGGGGGACGGATGA
- a CDS encoding ABC transporter ATP-binding protein, which produces MSKSFGKVEAVKKISFQVNTGELFGLIGPDGAGKTTLFRIINTLLVPDSGTAKVLGKDVVDDYKEIRPLLGYMPGKFSLYQDLTVEENLRFFASVFGTTIEENYDLVKPIYSQLEPFKNRLAGALSGGMKQKLALSCALIHKPRLLLLDEPTTGVDAVSRKEFWEMLSVLKKEGITIVVSTPYMDEANLCDRVALMQEGEILQIDTPKNIVQAFEKPLWGIKAENKYRLLQVLKEYPKAASVHPFGEFIHYTGKDDTPDLNALKRYLINQGLESVEINSIKPNIEDSFMALMHTQKEAVYE; this is translated from the coding sequence GTGAGCAAATCCTTTGGAAAGGTAGAGGCTGTAAAGAAAATTTCTTTTCAGGTGAATACCGGGGAATTGTTTGGGTTGATTGGCCCGGATGGGGCAGGGAAAACAACGCTGTTCAGGATCATAAATACACTGTTAGTCCCGGATTCAGGAACAGCTAAAGTGTTGGGAAAAGACGTGGTGGATGATTACAAAGAAATTCGCCCGCTTTTAGGTTATATGCCCGGAAAGTTTTCCTTGTACCAGGATTTGACGGTGGAAGAGAATCTCCGGTTTTTTGCATCGGTATTTGGAACTACGATTGAGGAAAATTATGATTTGGTAAAACCGATTTATAGTCAGCTGGAGCCCTTTAAAAATCGATTGGCAGGTGCTCTCTCAGGAGGGATGAAGCAGAAGCTTGCTCTGAGTTGTGCACTCATTCACAAGCCCAGATTGTTGCTCCTCGACGAACCCACAACCGGGGTTGATGCCGTTTCCCGAAAGGAATTCTGGGAAATGTTGTCTGTGCTTAAAAAAGAGGGAATTACCATTGTCGTTTCCACACCGTATATGGATGAGGCTAATTTATGCGATCGCGTAGCGCTTATGCAGGAAGGGGAAATTCTCCAAATAGATACGCCAAAGAATATTGTGCAAGCTTTTGAGAAACCTTTATGGGGAATCAAAGCGGAAAACAAATATAGACTGCTTCAGGTTTTAAAAGAATATCCGAAGGCGGCTTCCGTACATCCCTTTGGTGAGTTTATTCATTACACGGGTAAGGATGATACACCAGATTTGAATGCCCTGAAGAGATACTTGATTAATCAGGGTTTGGAATCTGTTGAAATCAATTCCATAAAGCCAAATATCGAAGACAGCTTCATGGCGTTGATGCATACCCAAAAGGAGGCAGTCTATGAGTGA
- a CDS encoding efflux RND transporter periplasmic adaptor subunit → MELKQIIGLIGLGVMLVSCSNGETSDAYGQFESDKTTISSEASGILKSFDVKEGMTLSSGRKVGQVDTTQLSLQKDELSASVRAIRTNIDKLTAQAEVYKEQLKTAEQDLERFINLKQNNAATQQQIDQAQGQVNVLRKQIASVEVQKQSVYAELETMQTRIAQVEDQLQKTHIINPFEGIVLSAFAEPNELVSPGKPLYEIANLEEMELRVYISGAQLPNVTLGQNVEVLVDKDAKTNEVMSGTVSWIASEAEFTPRMIQTKEERVTQVYAVKVRVPNPDGKLKIGMPGEVNF, encoded by the coding sequence ATGGAATTAAAACAAATCATCGGATTAATAGGCTTGGGCGTTATGCTCGTTTCCTGCAGCAATGGGGAGACTTCGGACGCTTACGGGCAGTTTGAATCCGACAAAACCACGATTTCTTCCGAAGCTTCAGGCATCCTGAAAAGCTTTGATGTGAAAGAAGGGATGACATTGAGTTCAGGCCGCAAAGTTGGGCAAGTTGATACTACTCAGTTATCCCTTCAAAAAGATGAACTATCAGCATCGGTCAGGGCCATCCGTACCAATATTGATAAACTGACAGCACAAGCAGAAGTGTATAAAGAGCAACTGAAAACTGCTGAACAAGATTTGGAGCGGTTCATTAATCTGAAGCAAAACAACGCCGCCACCCAGCAGCAAATTGATCAGGCACAGGGACAGGTAAATGTACTTCGAAAACAAATTGCCTCGGTGGAAGTGCAAAAGCAATCGGTATATGCGGAGCTTGAGACCATGCAAACCCGGATTGCTCAGGTAGAAGACCAACTGCAAAAAACTCATATTATAAATCCGTTTGAGGGAATAGTGCTTTCTGCTTTTGCTGAGCCTAATGAATTGGTATCTCCCGGCAAACCGCTGTATGAAATTGCCAACTTAGAAGAAATGGAATTGCGGGTGTATATCTCCGGTGCACAACTACCGAATGTTACGCTTGGGCAAAACGTAGAAGTACTGGTTGACAAGGATGCAAAAACGAATGAAGTAATGAGCGGCACGGTAAGCTGGATTGCCTCGGAAGCGGAATTCACCCCTCGTATGATTCAGACCAAAGAGGAACGCGTTACACAGGTGTATGCGGTGAAAGTGCGGGTACCCAATCCGGATGGCAAATTGAAGATCGGGATGCCGGGTGAGGTAAATTTTTAG
- a CDS encoding TolC family protein yields MTILKLNTMAKPVRFQGNFIEYAPRVLNLTGLRYFILTTTIGFFFAFVPQYILAQDSGKFISLEYCYEQIEASYPITQKFEIQKKITELNDRIARSGLFPEVQLSASASYQSDVTEVPFAANAPELSKDHYNVSVDVTQPIYDGGRTGAMRKLEMEQRAVEDAGVKTELWNVRGQTEQVYFGILFLQKQSQTVNVLIKDLEKQLESVQAKIDNGVLLPGNGLVLEAELLKVQQQSIQVRYDLEAAYEVLSELIGEEITPDTELEIPSVQAMGFIPREISRPELELFSVQTNTLNLQQELTASDKLPKVSAFAKTAYGRPGLNVFENDLQTFWIVGLKAQWSLKSLLNSGKKEEVLELQKRKIQADEETFRLGVKNELSKSEKKLEQLREQIELDEKVLKLREQVVKEKKNLLEQGVITSTEYITELNAESQARLNLEIRQVQLIQSIIEYSTKKGISWN; encoded by the coding sequence ATGACTATACTCAAATTAAATACAATGGCAAAACCTGTCAGGTTTCAAGGCAACTTTATTGAATATGCCCCCCGTGTTTTAAACCTGACCGGTTTACGGTACTTCATTTTAACAACAACTATAGGATTCTTCTTTGCTTTTGTTCCACAATACATTTTAGCCCAGGATTCCGGGAAATTCATTTCCCTGGAGTATTGCTATGAACAAATCGAGGCTTCATACCCGATAACGCAAAAATTTGAAATCCAGAAAAAAATAACAGAACTCAACGACCGGATTGCAAGATCAGGACTTTTTCCGGAGGTGCAGCTTAGCGCTAGTGCCAGTTATCAATCGGATGTGACAGAAGTGCCATTTGCGGCTAATGCACCGGAATTAAGCAAAGATCATTATAATGTTTCTGTGGATGTAACTCAGCCAATTTATGACGGTGGAAGGACCGGAGCCATGCGAAAGCTGGAAATGGAGCAAAGAGCCGTCGAAGATGCTGGGGTGAAAACGGAATTATGGAATGTGAGAGGCCAAACCGAACAGGTATATTTCGGGATTTTGTTTTTGCAGAAACAATCACAAACCGTAAATGTGCTTATCAAAGATCTGGAGAAACAACTTGAATCGGTTCAGGCCAAAATTGATAATGGAGTGTTGTTGCCGGGAAACGGATTGGTATTAGAAGCAGAGTTGCTGAAAGTTCAACAGCAAAGTATACAGGTCCGGTATGATTTGGAAGCTGCTTATGAGGTATTGAGTGAATTGATAGGGGAAGAAATTACACCGGATACTGAGCTGGAAATTCCATCGGTTCAGGCAATGGGTTTTATTCCACGGGAAATTTCCCGGCCAGAACTTGAATTGTTCTCGGTTCAAACCAATACCCTAAATCTTCAGCAAGAGCTGACTGCCTCCGATAAACTTCCCAAAGTTTCCGCTTTTGCGAAAACGGCGTACGGCCGCCCCGGGCTGAATGTATTTGAAAACGATTTACAAACCTTCTGGATTGTGGGATTGAAGGCACAATGGAGCTTAAAGAGCTTGTTAAACTCTGGAAAGAAAGAAGAAGTGTTGGAATTACAGAAACGAAAAATACAGGCTGATGAAGAAACATTTCGTCTTGGGGTGAAAAACGAACTCAGCAAGTCAGAGAAAAAACTTGAGCAACTCAGGGAGCAAATTGAACTGGATGAAAAGGTGCTTAAGCTGCGGGAGCAGGTAGTGAAGGAAAAGAAAAATCTGCTGGAACAGGGCGTAATTACTTCTACCGAATATATCACGGAATTAAATGCGGAAAGTCAGGCCCGATTAAACCTGGAAATACGTCAGGTTCAGCTCATTCAGAGCATCATAGAATATTCAACCAAAAAAGGAATCTCATGGAATTAA
- a CDS encoding TetR/AcrR family transcriptional regulator: MALEKETEEKIFTAAQEVFQKKGFDGARMQEIADEAEINKSMLHYYYRSKDKLFMAVFQAGVKKILPKLLGVLGSDKTLEEKVVQIVDFYYYIFKVNPHLPAFVIHEMNMHPERFRDFIISTQIQLPQKFKEQVEQEVAAGRIMEIKPEQFLINIVSMCMMPVIAKTMVQVIFGFDEKEYKEFLKERKTLIPELIMKGVKP, from the coding sequence ATGGCTTTAGAAAAAGAAACCGAAGAAAAAATTTTTACAGCAGCGCAGGAAGTATTCCAAAAAAAGGGATTTGACGGTGCGCGAATGCAAGAAATTGCGGATGAGGCAGAGATCAACAAATCTATGCTGCATTATTACTACCGCAGTAAAGACAAATTATTTATGGCGGTTTTTCAGGCGGGTGTTAAGAAGATATTACCCAAGCTTCTTGGCGTTTTGGGATCGGATAAAACCCTGGAAGAAAAAGTAGTACAAATCGTGGATTTCTATTACTACATATTCAAGGTCAATCCGCATTTACCGGCTTTTGTTATTCATGAAATGAATATGCATCCGGAGAGATTTCGTGATTTTATCATTTCCACCCAGATTCAGTTACCTCAGAAATTTAAAGAACAGGTCGAGCAGGAAGTTGCCGCAGGAAGAATCATGGAGATCAAGCCTGAACAGTTTTTAATCAATATTGTAAGCATGTGCATGATGCCGGTGATTGCCAAAACTATGGTTCAGGTCATTTTTGGGTTCGATGAAAAAGAGTACAAAGAGTTTCTAAAAGAACGCAAAACACTAATTCCCGAACTGATTATGAAAGGGGTGAAGCCATGA